One genomic segment of Desulfomicrobium sp. ZS1 includes these proteins:
- a CDS encoding isoamylase early set domain-containing protein, whose amino-acid sequence MSVEKKYLKTKNICKVTFHLPAGGAGGAETAFLVGEFNDWAMHTLPMKRLKDGSFKLTIDLPGGTTYQFRYLLDDDRWENDWSADSYCYSEYGNCENSVVDV is encoded by the coding sequence ATGAGTGTTGAAAAAAAATATCTGAAGACAAAGAACATTTGCAAGGTCACCTTTCATCTGCCGGCCGGCGGTGCAGGCGGGGCCGAGACGGCGTTTCTGGTGGGGGAATTCAACGACTGGGCCATGCACACGCTGCCCATGAAGAGACTTAAAGACGGCTCCTTCAAGCTGACAATCGACCTGCCCGGCGGCACTACATACCAGTTTCGTTATCTGCTCGACGATGATCGCTGGGAGAACGACTGGAGCGCGGATTCCTATTGCTACAGCGAGTATGGAAATTGCGAAAACTCCGTTGTCGACGTCTAG